The following coding sequences are from one Lysinibacillus sp. FSL W8-0992 window:
- a CDS encoding VOC family protein codes for MHFHEKPNTYVTNVEIKVSDLQRSLTYYKEIIGFKILQQESNRATLTADGKTALLTIVQPESVEQKTRTTSGLYHFALLLPTRRDLANIITHFRQSSVYFGASDHDVSEALYLRDPDENGIEIYVDRPENDWTWQNDQVHMVTEPLNIPAILVEANGSWEGLPANTVMGHIHLSVSNLAAAEEFYTKGLGFDIVTRYGEQALFISTGRYHHHIGLNTWYSEGAPKLGDNQIGLKSYSLRLDNEVQANKIKANLRQIGASVIDINGGFQTVDPAGNAILLKF; via the coding sequence ATGCATTTTCATGAAAAACCGAACACATATGTTACTAATGTTGAAATTAAAGTAAGTGATTTACAACGCTCACTAACATACTATAAAGAAATTATTGGCTTTAAAATTTTACAACAGGAATCTAATCGAGCTACCCTAACTGCTGATGGTAAAACAGCATTGCTAACTATTGTTCAACCGGAATCGGTCGAACAAAAAACGCGTACTACAAGTGGACTTTATCACTTTGCATTACTGTTACCAACACGTCGTGATTTAGCAAATATAATTACTCATTTCCGTCAATCAAGTGTGTACTTTGGCGCATCTGATCACGATGTAAGTGAAGCACTTTATTTACGCGATCCAGACGAAAATGGTATTGAAATTTATGTAGATCGTCCTGAAAATGACTGGACTTGGCAAAACGACCAAGTGCATATGGTAACTGAGCCGCTTAATATTCCTGCAATATTAGTAGAAGCTAATGGTTCATGGGAAGGTCTTCCTGCCAACACGGTAATGGGGCATATTCATTTATCTGTATCCAACTTAGCTGCTGCTGAGGAGTTTTATACGAAAGGCTTAGGCTTTGACATTGTCACACGCTATGGCGAGCAAGCATTATTTATATCTACTGGACGCTATCATCATCATATCGGCTTAAATACATGGTATTCTGAAGGTGCTCCAAAGCTTGGAGATAATCAGATTGGTCTAAAATCATATTCGCTTCGTTTGGATAATGAAGTGCAGGCAAATAAAATAAAAGCAAACTTACGCCAAATTGGAGCGTCTGTTATTGATATTAATGGCGGTTTCCAAACAGTGGATCCTGCTGGTAATGCTATTTTACTAAAATTTTAA